Proteins co-encoded in one Spirosoma endbachense genomic window:
- a CDS encoding penicillin-binding transpeptidase domain-containing protein: MLENRKYVIIGVFCLVAVAYLARLFYLQVLDDTYSLGASKNSIKRVIEIPYRGQIYDRNNKLIVYNTPVYDLYVTPKQVRIPDTAAFCRMMDITQSDFDSVMGLAKNYSPVKPSLFLRQLSKEDFARIQDALVDYRGFEPVISSMRTYPAHTMANALGYVSEISKKRLEEQDIPYYRQGDYVGHNGLEEQYEEQLRGKRGVKFMMQNVRGVNKGSWKNGAYDTLAVAGQNLITGIDVEVQRYADSLMQNKVGAVLAVEPSTGEILVSVSAPTYDPNLLSSRFFSKNYRALIKNPYKPLINRPIMASYRPGSTFKLIQALVAQQQGSLFPNTVYGHAGSPMRCHCHGGNNLRGAVQNSCNPYFYYVFRKFLYFNGEHNTFKASAIGLKQWHDMAEKFGIGSKLGVDLPSELKGNLPTPEYYDKAYRGALRWKFSNVYSLSIGEGELLISPLKLVNLAATVANRGWYITPHYIKGFDKAGDGLPTEYRERHETGIEYKYYLPVIDGMRGAVAHGTVTPLANIEGIDLCGKTGTSQNAKFGHKFDHSIFIGFAPMNDPKIAVAVFVENAGWGGKAAASVAALVAERYLKRKTEAKKLEEQVLASNYMPPASSLITPKKPAPSKKDTTQKAAKPFMTSTKPKSTTTMGAISGN, from the coding sequence ATGTTGGAGAATCGTAAGTATGTCATTATCGGCGTTTTCTGCCTCGTCGCGGTGGCGTATCTGGCTCGGTTATTTTATTTGCAGGTTCTGGATGATACCTATTCGCTGGGAGCATCGAAGAATTCAATCAAGAGGGTCATTGAAATCCCTTATCGGGGGCAGATTTATGACCGAAATAATAAGCTCATCGTCTACAATACGCCCGTTTACGATCTGTATGTAACCCCCAAACAAGTCCGTATTCCTGATACAGCCGCTTTTTGTCGGATGATGGATATTACCCAGTCCGATTTTGACAGTGTCATGGGGCTGGCTAAAAATTATTCGCCCGTTAAGCCGTCGCTGTTTCTGCGGCAGCTTTCCAAAGAAGATTTTGCCCGGATTCAGGATGCACTGGTCGATTATCGGGGTTTTGAGCCGGTGATTAGTTCGATGCGAACCTACCCGGCCCATACGATGGCCAATGCCCTTGGGTACGTTAGCGAAATCAGTAAAAAACGACTCGAAGAACAGGATATTCCATATTATCGGCAAGGCGATTATGTTGGTCATAATGGCCTGGAAGAACAGTATGAAGAGCAATTAAGAGGCAAGCGGGGCGTCAAGTTTATGATGCAGAACGTTCGGGGCGTCAATAAAGGGTCCTGGAAAAACGGTGCTTACGATACACTGGCCGTAGCCGGTCAGAACCTCATTACGGGCATCGACGTGGAGGTGCAGCGGTATGCTGATAGCCTGATGCAGAATAAAGTTGGCGCGGTATTGGCCGTCGAACCGTCAACGGGAGAAATTCTGGTTTCGGTTTCAGCACCTACCTATGACCCGAACCTGCTGTCGAGCCGGTTTTTCTCGAAAAACTACCGGGCTTTAATAAAAAATCCATATAAGCCGTTGATTAACAGGCCGATAATGGCTAGCTATCGGCCTGGATCGACCTTTAAACTGATTCAGGCGCTGGTCGCTCAACAGCAGGGGTCGCTCTTTCCGAATACGGTTTATGGTCATGCGGGGTCGCCAATGCGTTGCCACTGTCATGGAGGAAATAATCTGCGGGGTGCTGTTCAGAATTCGTGCAACCCTTATTTCTATTATGTCTTCCGTAAGTTCCTCTATTTCAACGGCGAGCATAATACCTTCAAAGCATCGGCCATTGGTCTGAAACAGTGGCACGATATGGCCGAGAAATTTGGTATCGGTAGTAAGCTGGGTGTCGATTTGCCAAGTGAATTAAAAGGTAATCTGCCTACGCCCGAGTATTACGACAAAGCGTATCGGGGTGCATTACGCTGGAAATTTTCAAATGTCTATTCGCTGAGTATCGGCGAGGGGGAGCTACTGATCAGTCCGCTCAAGTTGGTCAATCTGGCCGCAACCGTTGCCAATCGGGGCTGGTACATTACACCCCACTATATCAAAGGTTTTGACAAAGCAGGTGATGGTTTACCAACTGAATACCGCGAACGGCACGAAACCGGCATTGAGTACAAATATTACCTCCCCGTTATCGACGGTATGCGCGGGGCGGTTGCTCATGGAACAGTAACGCCACTGGCTAACATTGAGGGGATCGATTTGTGCGGAAAAACAGGAACATCGCAGAATGCCAAATTCGGGCACAAGTTTGACCACTCGATCTTTATCGGCTTTGCTCCGATGAATGATCCTAAAATTGCCGTTGCAGTATTCGTTGAAAATGCCGGATGGGGTGGAAAAGCAGCAGCCTCTGTAGCGGCCCTGGTTGCCGAACGCTACCTGAAACGCAAAACGGAAGCCAAAAAACTGGAAGAGCAGGTTTTAGCATCGAATTATATGCCGCCTGCCAGTTCGCTGATAACCCCAAAGAAACCCGCTCCGTCGAAAAAAGACACGACGCAGAAAGCGGCTAAGCCATTCATGACATCCACAAAGCCAAAGTCGACTACAACAATGGGCGCTATCAGTGGAAATTAA
- the rodA gene encoding rod shape-determining protein RodA: MSRNNDPFTQDIDWLTLVLYLGCVALGWLNVYAAVYSPEDHTSLFDMTTNAGKQMMWIGTTVILIICILVINHKFFDSFAYLFYAFMILMLLLVLVAGTNINGSRSWFKFGSVSIQPAEFAKVATALALAKYLDVPGINLSRRKELMYIGGIIVLPCILILASNETGSTLVFASFAIMLYREGLPGWIPAVGITAAALFVLALVFPKLYIFIGIVALLILVIALMPRYNRTTSNLISMGVVGVMMMVFVTGVDFFVNNVLQKHQRNRIKVLVDPTIDPLGVGWNVTQAKIAIGSGRLQGKGFLEGTQTKFDFVPEQSTDFIFCTIGEEHGFIGSAVVIALFIGLLSRIVILAEKQRSKFARVYGYCVAGIIFFHVMVNIGMTIGLMPVIGIPLPFFSYGGSSLWSFSILLFIFLKLDSRRTAFTRR, translated from the coding sequence TTGTCTCGCAATAACGACCCATTCACTCAGGACATCGATTGGCTAACTCTAGTGCTATACCTCGGCTGTGTAGCCTTGGGGTGGCTCAATGTCTATGCCGCCGTTTATAGTCCAGAAGATCATACGAGCCTGTTCGATATGACAACCAATGCCGGGAAACAGATGATGTGGATCGGTACGACGGTTATTCTGATCATTTGTATTCTGGTCATCAATCATAAATTTTTCGATTCGTTTGCGTATTTGTTTTACGCGTTCATGATCCTGATGCTGCTGTTGGTGCTCGTAGCCGGAACGAACATAAACGGATCGCGATCGTGGTTCAAATTTGGATCGGTTTCCATTCAGCCTGCCGAATTTGCGAAAGTGGCAACGGCGCTGGCCTTAGCGAAGTATCTGGATGTGCCGGGAATTAATCTGTCCCGGCGGAAAGAGCTGATGTACATTGGCGGTATCATTGTGTTGCCCTGTATTCTGATTCTTGCCTCGAATGAAACCGGCTCAACCCTGGTCTTTGCGTCGTTTGCCATCATGCTCTATCGAGAGGGGCTACCGGGCTGGATTCCGGCCGTGGGCATTACAGCAGCCGCCCTGTTTGTGCTGGCACTCGTTTTTCCGAAGCTGTACATCTTCATCGGTATTGTAGCGTTGCTGATTCTTGTCATTGCCCTGATGCCACGCTACAACCGCACAACGAGCAACCTGATTTCGATGGGCGTTGTTGGCGTGATGATGATGGTGTTTGTGACGGGTGTTGATTTTTTCGTGAATAACGTCCTTCAAAAGCACCAGCGTAATCGCATAAAAGTACTCGTCGATCCAACCATCGATCCACTGGGCGTCGGCTGGAACGTGACGCAGGCTAAAATCGCGATTGGGTCGGGTCGGCTTCAGGGCAAAGGGTTTCTGGAAGGAACGCAGACTAAATTCGATTTCGTCCCGGAACAGAGCACCGACTTTATTTTCTGTACCATTGGCGAGGAACATGGTTTTATTGGCAGCGCCGTTGTCATCGCGTTGTTCATCGGACTGCTCTCGCGTATTGTGATTCTGGCCGAAAAACAACGGAGTAAATTTGCCAGGGTTTACGGCTATTGCGTGGCCGGGATTATCTTCTTTCACGTGATGGTTAACATTGGTATGACCATTGGGCTAATGCCCGTTATTGGCATTCCGCTGCCTTTTTTTAGCTATGGAGGGTCGTCGCTCTGGTCGTTTTCGATTCTGCTGTTTATCTTTCTAAAGCTCGATTCGCGCCGAACCGCATTCACAAGAAGGTAA
- a CDS encoding right-handed parallel beta-helix repeat-containing protein encodes MKSNLKLLTILVIALFSLTQCKKAEDTPSPAVIAPPGSTTSAPGSDTSTSPITSGFACNEFNPTPRTWYVALNGSDANDGTLGKPLKTIQKAVDSAKPGDAVELRAGTHESKEIKIRTCNLTLRSYPGEWAIIKAVTNIEDITSVLWYREPTITGGLIENLEIVGGYLYGIKLENNWEDGEPIRRAVSDLTIRNCRIHDTGRDCIKIVPGCANIQVLNCEIHHSGVGPANVTADNAEGIDNVNGSKMIVRNCYFHDIATNGLYAKGGAKNCIIENNLIINCGELGVAAGNTDTDEEWFDKDNTDYTESFDMIIRNNIIVNAKWGGVGLFAALRPQVVNNTFVNVASETYGALYISRGETYVGSNGALRTPPCRDVKILNNIFVQAQAGDRAMIRIRYNDDDQAESLTGTNQIDYNRYFRTGKSAIYENRQNSDLTFAQWKSATKFDAHSTEGDPKLNSQHHLQAGSPCLKAGLPMAIVTTDYDGNNRSGNLDLGADEVGGTALSVPPPASVIGTGLK; translated from the coding sequence ATGAAATCGAACCTGAAGCTCCTTACTATTCTCGTTATCGCCCTGTTCAGCTTAACCCAGTGTAAAAAAGCCGAAGATACTCCATCGCCTGCGGTTATCGCCCCGCCTGGCAGCACAACCAGCGCACCGGGTAGCGATACCTCAACGTCGCCAATCACTTCAGGGTTTGCCTGTAACGAATTCAACCCAACACCCCGAACGTGGTATGTAGCCCTCAATGGTAGCGATGCCAATGATGGAACCCTTGGCAAGCCGCTCAAAACGATTCAGAAAGCGGTCGATTCGGCCAAGCCCGGCGATGCTGTCGAGCTACGCGCCGGTACGCACGAGAGTAAGGAAATCAAGATTCGCACCTGTAACCTCACGCTTCGGTCCTATCCCGGCGAATGGGCTATTATCAAAGCGGTGACAAACATTGAGGATATTACATCGGTGCTGTGGTATCGTGAGCCAACTATTACAGGCGGTCTGATCGAAAATCTGGAAATCGTGGGTGGGTACCTTTATGGCATTAAGCTTGAAAACAATTGGGAAGATGGCGAACCCATTCGTCGGGCAGTCAGCGATTTAACGATTCGCAATTGCCGCATTCACGATACGGGCCGCGACTGCATCAAAATTGTGCCGGGCTGTGCAAACATCCAGGTACTGAATTGCGAGATTCATCATTCGGGCGTTGGACCAGCCAACGTTACGGCAGACAATGCGGAGGGAATCGATAATGTGAATGGGTCGAAGATGATCGTGCGTAATTGCTACTTTCATGACATTGCAACGAACGGTCTCTATGCCAAAGGTGGAGCTAAAAACTGCATCATCGAAAACAACCTGATCATCAATTGCGGGGAGTTGGGCGTTGCGGCAGGCAATACCGACACGGACGAAGAATGGTTCGACAAAGACAATACGGATTATACCGAAAGCTTTGATATGATTATCCGAAACAACATTATCGTCAACGCAAAATGGGGTGGTGTTGGGTTATTTGCGGCTCTTCGCCCCCAGGTCGTCAACAACACGTTCGTGAATGTGGCAAGTGAGACATACGGTGCTTTATACATCAGTCGGGGTGAAACGTATGTCGGCTCTAACGGTGCGCTCAGAACCCCGCCCTGCCGCGATGTGAAGATACTGAACAACATTTTCGTGCAGGCGCAGGCAGGCGACCGCGCCATGATCCGTATCCGCTACAATGACGATGATCAGGCAGAATCGCTTACCGGGACGAATCAGATTGATTATAATCGTTACTTCAGAACCGGCAAATCGGCCATTTATGAAAATCGGCAAAACAGCGACCTTACCTTCGCTCAGTGGAAATCAGCGACCAAATTCGATGCCCACAGCACTGAAGGCGACCCGAAACTCAATAGCCAGCATCACCTTCAAGCCGGTAGCCCCTGTTTGAAAGCCGGGCTTCCTATGGCTATCGTTACAACTGATTATGACGGAAACAACCGTTCCGGGAACCTCGATCTGGGTGCTGACGAAGTCGGCGGAACGGCGCTGTCAGTCCCACCACCGGCCAGCGTTATTGGAACAGGGTTGAAATAA